The following coding sequences lie in one Onychomys torridus chromosome X, mOncTor1.1, whole genome shotgun sequence genomic window:
- the Gdpd2 gene encoding glycerophosphoinositol inositolphosphodiesterase GDPD2 isoform X1 yields the protein MTESPGCCSIWARCLQCLYGCRWRQYPKQRLQTSKCDCIWFGLLFLTFLLSLGWLYIGLILLNDLHNFNEFLFRHWGHWMDWSLVLLLVISLLVTYASLLLLLGLLLQLCGHPLHLHSLHKVLLLLIMLLVATGLVGLDIQWRQEWYSLRLSLQATAPFLHIGAVAGITFLAWPVADTFYRIHPRGPKVLLLILFFGVTLVIYLAPIFISSPCIMKLRDLPPKPGLVGHRGAPMLAPENTLMSLRKTAECGAAVFETDVMVSSDGVPFLMHDERLSRTTDVASVFPERMSAHSSDFSWAELQRLNAGAWFLERQPFWGAKELSGSDRKEAENQTIPALEELLMEAAALNLSIMFDLRRPPRNHTYYETFVNQTLEAVLNASVPQAMVLWLPDEDRAYVQQRAPGMRQIYGHQGGNRTEKLQLLNLPYQDLPVLDIKALHHNNVSVNLFVVNKPWLFSLLWCAGVDSVTTNDCQLLQHMRYPLWLIAPQTYLMIWIITNCASILLLLCIFLHRGLGNSRAANQDQQRHGGVNGEPMPPHLQSNARVLWPRGKKGANVECPGRKCLQEGSMAFELRGPSVQMVGMSQAAVEFAAFVLI from the exons ATGACTGAGTCTCCTGGCTGCTGCTCCATCTGGGCCCGCTGCCTCCAGTGCCTGTATGGCTGCCGCTGGAGGCAATATCCCAAACAGAGGCTACAAACCAGCAAG TGTGACTGCATCTGGTTTGGCCTGctcttcctcaccttcctcctgTCCCTGGGCTGGCTGTACATTGGGCTCATCCTTCTCAATGATCTACACAACTTCAATGA ATTCCTGTTCCGCCACTGGGGTCACTGGATGGACTGGTCCCTGGTACTCCTGCTGGTCATCTCTCTACTGGTCACATATGCATCCTTGCTATTG CTCCTGGGCCTGCTCCTGCAGCTCTGTGGACATCCTCTGCATCTTCACAGTCTCCACAAG GTGCTACTGCTCCTCATTATGCTTCTGGTGGCCACTGGCCTGGTGGGACTGGATATCCAATGGCGGCAGGAGTGGTACAGTTTACGACTGTCACTGCAG GCAACGGCCCCATTCCTTCACATCGGAGCAGTCGCTGGAATCACCTTCCTGGCCTGGCCTGTGGCTGATACCTTCTACCGTATCCACCCAAGAG GCCCCAAGGTTCTACTACTGATCCTATTTTTTGGAGTCACTCTGGTCATCTACTTGGCCCCCATATTCatctcctccccctgcatcatgAAACTCAGAGACTTACCCCCCAAGCCTGGGCTGGTGGGACACCGAGGGGCCCCCATG CTGGCCCCCGAGAATACCCTGATGTCCCTGCGGAAGACAGCTGAATGTGGAGCTGCTGTGTTTGAGACAGATGTGATGGTCAG CTCTGACGGAGTCCCCTTTCTCATGCATGATGAGCGGCTGAGCAGGACTACCGATGTAGCCTCTGTGTTTCCAGAGCGAATGTCAGCTCACAGCAGTGACTTTTCCTGGGCTGAACTGCAGAGACTCAATGCTGGAGCCTGGTTCCTAGAG CGACAACCGTTCTGGGGGGCCAAAGAGCTGTCAGGTTCTGACCGGAAGGAGGCTGAGAATCAGACAATACCAGCATTAGAAGAATTGCTGATGGAAGCAGCAGCCCTCAACCTCTCCATCATGTTTGACTTGCGCCGACCCCCAAGAAACCACACATACTATGAGACTTTTGTGAATCAGACCCTGGAGGCTGTGTTGAATGCAAGCGTGCCCCAAGCCATG GTTCTTTGGCTGCCGGATGAAGATCGTGCTTATGTGCAACAACGGGCTCCCGGAATGCGTCAGATATACGGCCACCAGGGTGGCAACAGGACAGAGAAGCTCCAGTTGCTCAACCTACCCTATCAAGACCTGCCAGTGTTGGATATCAA GGCACTGCACCACAACAATGTCTCCGTGAACCTATTCGTTGTGAACAAGCCCTGGCTCTTTTCCCTGCTCTGGTGTGCAGGGGTAGATTCAGTTACCACCAACGACTGTCAGCTGCTGCAGCACATGCGTTACCCGCTCTGGCTTATT GCCCCTCAAACGTACTTAATGATATGGATCATCACCAACTGTGCCTCCATTCTACTGCTTCTGTGTATCTTCCTCCACCGAGG GCTTGGAAACAGCCGTGCTGCTAACCAAGATCAACAACGTCATGGTGGAGTGAATGGCGAACCCATGCCCCCTCATCTGCAGTCTAATGCCCGTGTGCTCTGGccaaggggaaagaaaggagctAACGTGGAATGTCCTGGAAGAAAATGTCTGCAGGAGGGAAGCATGGCTTTTGAACTAAGAGGGCCCTCTGTCCAGATGGTGGGCATGTCTCAAGCTGCCGTGGAATTTGCTGCCTTTGTTTTGATATAA
- the Gdpd2 gene encoding glycerophosphoinositol inositolphosphodiesterase GDPD2 isoform X3, whose product MTESPGCCSIWARCLQCLYGCRWRQYPKQRLQTSKCDCIWFGLLFLTFLLSLGWLYIGLILLNDLHNFNEFLFRHWGHWMDWSLVLLLVISLLVTYASLLLLLGLLLQLCGHPLHLHSLHKVLLLLIMLLVATGLVGLDIQWRQEWYSLRLSLQATAPFLHIGAVAGITFLAWPVADTFYRIHPRGPKVLLLILFFGVTLVIYLAPIFISSPCIMKLRDLPPKPGLVGHRGAPMLAPENTLMSLRKTAECGAAVFETDVMVSSDGVPFLMHDERLSRTTDVASVFPERMSAHSSDFSWAELQRLNAGAWFLERQPFWGAKELSGSDRKEAENQTIPALEELLMEAAALNLSIMFDLRRPPRNHTYYETFVNQTLEAVLNASVPQAMVLWLPDEDRAYVQQRAPGMRQIYGHQGGNRTEKLQLLNLPYQDLPVLDIKALHHNNVSVNLFVVNKPWLFSLLWCAGVDSVTTNDCQLLQHMRYPLWLIAPQTYLMIWIITNCASILLLLCIFLHRGRCAKRNRAGLETAVLLTKINNVMVE is encoded by the exons ATGACTGAGTCTCCTGGCTGCTGCTCCATCTGGGCCCGCTGCCTCCAGTGCCTGTATGGCTGCCGCTGGAGGCAATATCCCAAACAGAGGCTACAAACCAGCAAG TGTGACTGCATCTGGTTTGGCCTGctcttcctcaccttcctcctgTCCCTGGGCTGGCTGTACATTGGGCTCATCCTTCTCAATGATCTACACAACTTCAATGA ATTCCTGTTCCGCCACTGGGGTCACTGGATGGACTGGTCCCTGGTACTCCTGCTGGTCATCTCTCTACTGGTCACATATGCATCCTTGCTATTG CTCCTGGGCCTGCTCCTGCAGCTCTGTGGACATCCTCTGCATCTTCACAGTCTCCACAAG GTGCTACTGCTCCTCATTATGCTTCTGGTGGCCACTGGCCTGGTGGGACTGGATATCCAATGGCGGCAGGAGTGGTACAGTTTACGACTGTCACTGCAG GCAACGGCCCCATTCCTTCACATCGGAGCAGTCGCTGGAATCACCTTCCTGGCCTGGCCTGTGGCTGATACCTTCTACCGTATCCACCCAAGAG GCCCCAAGGTTCTACTACTGATCCTATTTTTTGGAGTCACTCTGGTCATCTACTTGGCCCCCATATTCatctcctccccctgcatcatgAAACTCAGAGACTTACCCCCCAAGCCTGGGCTGGTGGGACACCGAGGGGCCCCCATG CTGGCCCCCGAGAATACCCTGATGTCCCTGCGGAAGACAGCTGAATGTGGAGCTGCTGTGTTTGAGACAGATGTGATGGTCAG CTCTGACGGAGTCCCCTTTCTCATGCATGATGAGCGGCTGAGCAGGACTACCGATGTAGCCTCTGTGTTTCCAGAGCGAATGTCAGCTCACAGCAGTGACTTTTCCTGGGCTGAACTGCAGAGACTCAATGCTGGAGCCTGGTTCCTAGAG CGACAACCGTTCTGGGGGGCCAAAGAGCTGTCAGGTTCTGACCGGAAGGAGGCTGAGAATCAGACAATACCAGCATTAGAAGAATTGCTGATGGAAGCAGCAGCCCTCAACCTCTCCATCATGTTTGACTTGCGCCGACCCCCAAGAAACCACACATACTATGAGACTTTTGTGAATCAGACCCTGGAGGCTGTGTTGAATGCAAGCGTGCCCCAAGCCATG GTTCTTTGGCTGCCGGATGAAGATCGTGCTTATGTGCAACAACGGGCTCCCGGAATGCGTCAGATATACGGCCACCAGGGTGGCAACAGGACAGAGAAGCTCCAGTTGCTCAACCTACCCTATCAAGACCTGCCAGTGTTGGATATCAA GGCACTGCACCACAACAATGTCTCCGTGAACCTATTCGTTGTGAACAAGCCCTGGCTCTTTTCCCTGCTCTGGTGTGCAGGGGTAGATTCAGTTACCACCAACGACTGTCAGCTGCTGCAGCACATGCGTTACCCGCTCTGGCTTATT GCCCCTCAAACGTACTTAATGATATGGATCATCACCAACTGTGCCTCCATTCTACTGCTTCTGTGTATCTTCCTCCACCGAGG GAGATGTGctaagagaaacagagctg GCTTGGAAACAGCCGTGCTGCTAACCAAGATCAACAACGTCATGGTGGAGTGA
- the Gdpd2 gene encoding glycerophosphoinositol inositolphosphodiesterase GDPD2 isoform X2, protein MTESPGCCSIWARCLQCLYGCRWRQYPKQRLQTSKCDCIWFGLLFLTFLLSLGWLYIGLILLNDLHNFNEFLFRHWGHWMDWSLVLLLVISLLVTYASLLLLLGLLLQLCGHPLHLHSLHKVLLLLIMLLVATGLVGLDIQWRQEWYSLRLSLQATAPFLHIGAVAGITFLAWPVADTFYRIHPRGPKVLLLILFFGVTLVIYLAPIFISSPCIMKLRDLPPKPGLVGHRGAPMLAPENTLMSLRKTAECGAAVFETDVMVSSDGVPFLMHDERLSRTTDVASVFPERMSAHSSDFSWAELQRLNAGAWFLERQPFWGAKELSGSDRKEAENQTIPALEELLMEAAALNLSIMFDLRRPPRNHTYYETFVNQTLEAVLNVLWLPDEDRAYVQQRAPGMRQIYGHQGGNRTEKLQLLNLPYQDLPVLDIKALHHNNVSVNLFVVNKPWLFSLLWCAGVDSVTTNDCQLLQHMRYPLWLIAPQTYLMIWIITNCASILLLLCIFLHRGLGNSRAANQDQQRHGGVNGEPMPPHLQSNARVLWPRGKKGANVECPGRKCLQEGSMAFELRGPSVQMVGMSQAAVEFAAFVLI, encoded by the exons ATGACTGAGTCTCCTGGCTGCTGCTCCATCTGGGCCCGCTGCCTCCAGTGCCTGTATGGCTGCCGCTGGAGGCAATATCCCAAACAGAGGCTACAAACCAGCAAG TGTGACTGCATCTGGTTTGGCCTGctcttcctcaccttcctcctgTCCCTGGGCTGGCTGTACATTGGGCTCATCCTTCTCAATGATCTACACAACTTCAATGA ATTCCTGTTCCGCCACTGGGGTCACTGGATGGACTGGTCCCTGGTACTCCTGCTGGTCATCTCTCTACTGGTCACATATGCATCCTTGCTATTG CTCCTGGGCCTGCTCCTGCAGCTCTGTGGACATCCTCTGCATCTTCACAGTCTCCACAAG GTGCTACTGCTCCTCATTATGCTTCTGGTGGCCACTGGCCTGGTGGGACTGGATATCCAATGGCGGCAGGAGTGGTACAGTTTACGACTGTCACTGCAG GCAACGGCCCCATTCCTTCACATCGGAGCAGTCGCTGGAATCACCTTCCTGGCCTGGCCTGTGGCTGATACCTTCTACCGTATCCACCCAAGAG GCCCCAAGGTTCTACTACTGATCCTATTTTTTGGAGTCACTCTGGTCATCTACTTGGCCCCCATATTCatctcctccccctgcatcatgAAACTCAGAGACTTACCCCCCAAGCCTGGGCTGGTGGGACACCGAGGGGCCCCCATG CTGGCCCCCGAGAATACCCTGATGTCCCTGCGGAAGACAGCTGAATGTGGAGCTGCTGTGTTTGAGACAGATGTGATGGTCAG CTCTGACGGAGTCCCCTTTCTCATGCATGATGAGCGGCTGAGCAGGACTACCGATGTAGCCTCTGTGTTTCCAGAGCGAATGTCAGCTCACAGCAGTGACTTTTCCTGGGCTGAACTGCAGAGACTCAATGCTGGAGCCTGGTTCCTAGAG CGACAACCGTTCTGGGGGGCCAAAGAGCTGTCAGGTTCTGACCGGAAGGAGGCTGAGAATCAGACAATACCAGCATTAGAAGAATTGCTGATGGAAGCAGCAGCCCTCAACCTCTCCATCATGTTTGACTTGCGCCGACCCCCAAGAAACCACACATACTATGAGACTTTTGTGAATCAGACCCTGGAGGCTGTGTTGAAT GTTCTTTGGCTGCCGGATGAAGATCGTGCTTATGTGCAACAACGGGCTCCCGGAATGCGTCAGATATACGGCCACCAGGGTGGCAACAGGACAGAGAAGCTCCAGTTGCTCAACCTACCCTATCAAGACCTGCCAGTGTTGGATATCAA GGCACTGCACCACAACAATGTCTCCGTGAACCTATTCGTTGTGAACAAGCCCTGGCTCTTTTCCCTGCTCTGGTGTGCAGGGGTAGATTCAGTTACCACCAACGACTGTCAGCTGCTGCAGCACATGCGTTACCCGCTCTGGCTTATT GCCCCTCAAACGTACTTAATGATATGGATCATCACCAACTGTGCCTCCATTCTACTGCTTCTGTGTATCTTCCTCCACCGAGG GCTTGGAAACAGCCGTGCTGCTAACCAAGATCAACAACGTCATGGTGGAGTGAATGGCGAACCCATGCCCCCTCATCTGCAGTCTAATGCCCGTGTGCTCTGGccaaggggaaagaaaggagctAACGTGGAATGTCCTGGAAGAAAATGTCTGCAGGAGGGAAGCATGGCTTTTGAACTAAGAGGGCCCTCTGTCCAGATGGTGGGCATGTCTCAAGCTGCCGTGGAATTTGCTGCCTTTGTTTTGATATAA